CTGGCCAACCGGCTGGGCATCTGGCAACTCAAGTGGGAGCTGGAGGACCTCGCGTTCCGCTACCTGGAGCCGCAGACCTACCAGCAGATCGCGCGCCTGCTCGACGAGAAGCGCACCGATCGCGAGCGCTACATCGAGCAGGTCAAGCACACCCTGCGCGAGGCCATGGCGGGGCAGGGCGTCGTGGCGGAAATCGCCGGCCGGCCCAAGCACATCTACAGCATCTGGAAGAAGATGCAGCGCAAGAACGTGCCGATCGGCGAGCTCTACGACCTGCGCGCGGTGCGGGTGCTGGTCGACAGCCTGGCCGACTGCTACGCCGCGCTGGGCGTGGTCCATGCGACCTGGGCGCCGATCCCGAGCGAGTTCGACGACTACATCGCCCGTCCCAAGCGCAACGACTACCGTTCGCTGCACACCGCCGTGGTCGGACCGGAAGGCAAGACGCTGGAAGTGCAGATCCGCACCCACGACATGCACCGCCAGGCCGAGCTGGGCGTGGCGGCGCACTGGAAGTACAAGGAGGTCGGCAGCCACAGCGCCGACGCCGCCTTCGACCGCAAGATCGCCTGGATGCGGCGCCTGCTGGAAGCCTCGGCCGAGGGCGGGCGCGAGGACGGATCGCTGTCGGGCGAGTTCGACACCGAGCTGGTCGAGGACCGCATCTACGTGCTGACGCCCAAGGGCGAGGTCATCGACCTGCCGACCGGTGCGACACCGCTGGATTTCGCCTACCACGTGCACACCGAGGTCGGTCACCGCTGCCGCGGCGCCAAGGTCGACGGCCGCATCGTCCCGCTCGACCACAAGCTGCGCACCGGCGACCGCGTCGAGATCATGACCGCCAAGACCGGCGAGCCCCGCCGCGACTGGCTGATTGCCGCCAACGGTTTCCTCGCCAGCAGCCGCTCGCGCGACAAGGTGCGGGCGTGGTTCCACAAACTCGACCGGGCGCGCAACGAATCCGCCGGCAAGGAGCTGCTCGACAAGGAGTTGCGCCGCCTGGGCCTGCTGGGTGCGGACCTCGCACCGGCCCGCGAGAAGTTCAACCTTGCCAGCGATGGCGAGGTCTACGTGCAGGTGGCACTGGGCGATATCGGCCCGCACCAGGTCGGTCGCGCGCTGCTCGAGCACGAACGGGCGGCGTCTGCCGCCGCTGCCGCCGCGGCCACGCCCGGCAGCACCGTCGCCACGCCGCCGCCGCCGCGACGGGTTCCGCGCAGGAGCACCGACTTCACCGTCGAGGGCGTGGGCAACCTGCTGGTGCAGCTGGCGCGCTGCTGCCAGCCGTTGCCGGGCGAACCGATCGTGGGCTACCTCACCCGTGGCCGCGGCGTCACCGTGCATCGCCCCGGCTGCGCCGCCTTCGAGCGACTGGCCGCCACGCAGCCGCAGCGCGTGCTGCCAGTGGAATGGGGGCGTGCCGGCAGCGGCTACGAAGTGGACATCGAGGTGCTCGCGCTCGACCGCAAATGGCTGCTCAAGGAAGTCACCAACCTGATCGCCCAGGGCAACGCGCACGTGCTGAGCATCAGCAGCGACGTTGAGCGCAACGGTGCCCGCGTGCGGCTGCGGCTGCGACTGCGCGTGGGCGATTACGGCCAGCTGTCGACCTTGCTGGGCAAGCTGGCATCGCTGCCGGGCGTGGAGCATGCGCAGCGTCGCTGAACGGTGGGCATCGGCATGCCCATCCCCTCACCGCCATGACGCTATGCTTGACGGGTGACATCAGCACCGCCAAATGAACCGGGAAATGCCAGCGTCGGCGGGGCGGAAAGCGCTGTTCCGCCCGGTCGCCGCGACCGCGTGGAGCCGCAATCGCCGCGCTGGGGCGATTGGCAATGGGGCGATGACGAGCGCGAAAGCGGCCGCTGGGCCGATCGCACCGCGCGCCGCATCCGCTGGCGTGGCTGGGGCATCGGCGTCATGGCCGTCGTCTCCATCGGCTTGCTGTTGCTGCTGCTGCGACAGCCGTTGTCGAACTGGTTGTGGCCCGATACGCGTGCGCAGCAGCTGCAGGCCGATGCGGCCCAGGCGCTCAAGCAGGGCCAGCTGACGTCTGCCGATGGTCGTGGCGCCCGCGAACTGTATGCCGCTGCGCTCGCGCTTGATCCGGACCGCAGCGAGGCGCGCCAGGGCATGGCCAGGGTCGGCCAGCAGGCACTGGTCCAGGCAGAGCGCGCACTGGACCAGCGCAACTACCCGCAAGCCCATCGCATGATCGCGCTGGCACGTGAGCTGGCGGTCCCGCGCGCCCGCGTCGACGCGCTGGAGCAGCGCGTGCGCGAACGCGAGGCGGGCGATTCGGGCGTCGACAAACTGCTCGCCCAGGCCGCAGCCGCGCGCAAGGCCGGCCTGCTCGATGGCGGCGACAACGCCGCGTTGCCGCTGTACCAGCGCGTGCTTGCGCTGGAGCCCAACCGCACCGAGGCGCTCGAGGGTCGCGAAGACGTCCTGGCCGACTTGCTGCAACAGGCACAGACCTCACTGGCACGTGGCGACCTCGCCGAAGCCTCGGCGCGGATGCGGCGCGTACAGGCGGCCGACCCGGGCCACGTCGATCTTCCCGATGCGCTGGCCGGACTCAACCGCAACGCCGAGCAGCGACGTGCCAGCGCCGATGCCGAGCTGCGCCGCGGTCGTCTCGCGCAGGCGCTGGAGGGCTACCGCGCAGTACTGGTGACCGTGCCCGACGATGAGCGCGCGCAACGCGGCATTACGGCTGTCGCCAATGCCTATGCCGGGCGTAGCCAGCGTTATTCCGGAGATTTCCGTTTCAGTGACGCCGAGAAGGAGCTGGCCGAGGCGCGCCGCATCGATGCCCAGGCGCCGGGTGTCGCCGCCGCCGAGCAGCGCCTGGTCCAGGCGCGGCAGTCGCAGCAGCGCTACGGCCAGAAGGTGCCGACGGCCGAGCGCCAGCGTCGCCTCGACCAGCTTCTGGCCGACGCCGCCCAGGCCGAATCGCGCGGCGACCTGCTCACGCCGCCGGGCGACAGCGCGTTCGACAAGTTGCGCGCGGCGCAGTCGATGGCGCCGCAGGATCCCAAGGTGCGCTCGGCCATGCAGCGCCTGCTGCCGGCGGCACAGCGCTGCTTCGAAAGCGAACTGCGCGGCAATCGCCTCAGTCGCGCCCGCGAATGCCTTGATGCACGCGCGGTCCTCGAAGGCGACGGCCCGGCGGTGCGCGATGCACGCCGGCGCCTGGCGCAGCGCTGGATCGCGGTCGGCGACGAGCGCCTGGGCGCGGGCGAGCTGAGTGCCGCGCAGGCGGCGCTGGTGGCCGCGCGTGAGCTGGACCCGCAGGCCAGCGGCCTGGGCGAATTCGCCGATCGGCTGCGCCGCGCTTCAGCGGCCAATTGACCCGACTGCAGGTGCAGCTCGCACCTGCAGTCCGTGGCTCAGGCCTTGGCCCCGAGCAGCACGCGTCGCACCACCTCGCGCCCGGCATCGAGCGAGAAATGCCGCTCGACGTTGGCCAGGCCGTTGTCGGCCAGGCGCTGCCACAATGCCTCGTCGCGATACAGCCGCAGGACTGCTTCGGCGAAACCGGCGGCGTCGTCGGCCACCAGCACGTCCTCGCCGTTGCGCAGGTGCATGCCTTCGACCGCACACGCCGTGGCCACCACTGGCTGGCCGTGGGCCATGCTGAGGTTGACCTTGCCCTTGACGCCGGCGCCGAAACGCAGGGGCGCGACGGCAATCCGGGCGCCGTCCATGTACGGCGACAGGTCGGGCACGTGGCCATGGATACGCACGCCCGGTTGCGATGCGAGCGCATCGATCTCGGCGGTCGTGTCGCTGCCGATGCAATGGAACACGATGTCCGGCGCCTGCGCGCGGATCAGCGGGAAGACCTCGGTGACGAACCAGCACACGGCATCCACGTTTGGCGGATGACGGAAGCCGCCGACGAACACCAGGTCGTGGCGTTGCCCATGGGGCTGTCCGCGGCCGTGGATCTGATGCAGGTTCGAGAGGATCTCCACCGTCGAGGCCGGTGCGTCGCGCGCCAACAGGTTGCGCTCGACATCGCTGACCACCAGTGTCGCGTCGCTGCGCGCGATCATCTCCAGTTCCAGTGCGCGCGTGCGCTCGGATGCGCGCATCAGTGCCTGGTCGGCAGCCAGCTCTGCGCCGCGGCGCTCGCGCAGGTAGTGCAGGTCGACGGTGTCGAACACCAGTCGTGCCTGCGGCGCGTGCTTGCGCAGCAACGGCAGCCATTCGCGCAGGACATAGTGGCGACAGACGACCACCGTGTCGAAGCGGTGGCCTTGTTTGCCGATCCAGCGCGCAGGCGTGCCGAAGAACGGCGCATACCAGGTCTGCACGCCCAGCTGCTGCAGTCGCCGCGTGTGCGCGCCGGCATGGTTGAGGTCAGTGGGAACGAAGGTGACATGCGCACCTTCGTCCAGCAGCAGTCGCATCAGGTTGACCATGCGCAGCGAAGCCGAGTCGTGGTCGGGCCTGGGGGTGGCGCTGTCGATGATGAGGATTCGCCGTTGCCCCCTGCCGGCGCAGGCCTGGTCGGGTGCGGTGCCATCGGGCCATTGCCGCGACAGGGCGGTGCGCCACTTGTCGGCAAAAGTATGGCGGTTGCGTACTTGGTACGCCTTGACGCCCTGGTTGACGTCGGTACCGGCCGTCACGCCTTCCAGGTGCACGACCTGCGAGGCCGGCTGGTACAGCACCCGATACCCGGCCTCACGCACCGCGAAGGCGAGATCGGTGTCTTCGAAATAGGCCGGCGCATAACGGGCGTCGAACGCACCGATGCGCTCGAACAGCTGGCGCACGATTGCCACCGCCGCGCCGGAACAGTAGTCGGCGGCGCGGACGTGCGAGTAGCGCGGGTCGTTGGGACTTTCGAACTTGCCCAGGTTGTGGGCATTGCCGTCGGCGAACACCAACCCACCGGCTTCCTGAAGGCGTCCGTCCGGATAGACGAGCTGCGCGCCTGCCAGCCCGGTGCCCGGATGCTGATCGAAAGTCGCAAGCAGCGCGTCCAGCCAGCCCGGTTGCGGCAGCGTGTCGTTGTTGAGGAACACCAAGTACTCGCCACGCGACAGCGCGGCACCGTCGTTGCAGGCGGCGATGAAGCCGCCGTTCTGGCGGCGGCGGTGGTAGGTCAGGCCGTCGACCTGCGTCAGTGCGCCCTCGGTCTCGTCCGAAGAGCCATCGTCGACAACGATGACCTCGATCGCGCATTCCGGCGGGTACGCGGCGATTGCGCGCAGGCACGCCAGCGTGTGCGCGAACTGGTTGTAGACGGGGATGACGATGCTGGCCCTGGGCCGCTCCGACCGGGGCACCGCGAACGGCGCAAACGGGGCCCTGGCCGGCAGGTAGAGTTCCGGGCGGTGGGCGGCCGGCACCCGGTGGAACTGCCGGGCGACGCGCTGCCAGGTGGCCTCGATGCCGCGCGTGCGCAAGCTGGTCAGGCCGCGGCGGAGCAGGCCGGTGCCCCGATCGAAGTAGAACCGCACCTCGGTCCAGCTCAGGCCCATCGAACTCTCGTCATTCTGAAGATTCCTTAACGCAGACTTTGCCGCCGCCCTGTCCGCGCGGGGCGGCGGGCCGGCTGCGATAGACTCGCGGCCACGAGGGCGCAGCCCCAACATTGTCCCATGCCGTGGCCCAAATCGATTACGACGAAGACGAAACCGCAGACGACAGTCAGGCCCCGCAGTGGCGGCGACGCCTGGTCACCTGGCTGCTGGCCGCAGTGGGGCTGGGTCTTGGCTTCCTCATTCCCTACACGCTGTACCTGAACCACGAAGTCAGCGAGCGCTTTGGCCAGCTGCGCTGGCAGATCCCGACGCGGGTGTATGCGCGGCCGCTGGAACTGGCGCCGGGCCTGACCCTGGACGCGACCACCCTCAAGACCGAGCTCGATGCCGCCGCCTACCACGCCGGCGATGGCGTGCGCCCGGGCAGCTATTCGCGCACGGGCGGTCGCTGGCTGATCTCCAGCCGCGGTTTCAGCGATGTCGACGGCGCGGTGCCGGCACGACGCATCGAAGTCGTGCTGTCCGGCAGCCGGGTGGCCTCGGTACGCGATGCCGGGAAGAAGCGCGAGCTCAAGACGGTGCGGCTCGACCCGGCGCGCATCGCCACGCTCTACGGCCAGAAGCAGGAAGAGCGGCGCCTGGTGCGCCTGAAGGAAGTGCCGGAACTGCTGGTCACCGGCCTGCAGGCCGTCGAGGACCGCGACTTCAACAGCCACCACGGCATCGACGTGACGGGCATGATCCGCGCGGCCTTCAAGAACGTCGCCGCCGGCCGCGCAAAGCAGGGTGCCAGCACCCTGACCCAGCAGCTCGCCCGCAGCGGCCTGCTCGGCATCGGCCGCGAGCAGACCCTCACCCGCAAGGGCAAGGAAATCCTCTACGCGATGCTGATCGAGGCCCGTTACGACAAGGGCACGATCCTGGAGGCGTACTTCAACCAGGTCTACCTCGGCCAGCGCGGCGCGCAGGCCATCCACGGCGTCGCCGCCGGTGCCGAGTTCTGGTTCGGCCGCGACCTGGCCGACCTGAGCACCGAGCAGATCGCGCTGCTGATCGGCATCGTCCGCGGCCCCTCGTATTACGACCCGCGGCGCAATCCCGAGCGCGCCCTGGAGCGGCGCAATTTCGTTCTCGGCGAAATGCACGAGACCCAGCTGATCGACGACGCCGAGTACCAGCGTGCGCTGAAGGCGCCGCTGGGCGTGACCAAGGACCCGGGCAGCATCGCCGCCAACCGGTTCCCGGCCTATGTCGACCTGGTCCGCCGCCAGCTGGCGCGCGACTACCCGGCCGATGCACTGGCCGGCGCCGGACTGAGCGTGATGAGCGGCATGTCGCCGTCGGCGCAGGCGATGGCCGAAGGCGCGGTCGCCCGCACCCTCAAGAGCCTGGACAGCAAGCGCCGGCCGCCGCTGCAGACCGGCCTGGTGGTGACCGACGTCCACAACGGCGAAGTCGTCGCCGTTGTCGGCAGCCGCAGCGTTGCCGAGCACGGCTTCAACCGCGCGATCGAAGCGCAGCGTCCGGTCGGTTCGCTGCTCAAGCCGTTCGTGTACCTGCTGGCGCTGGCGCAGCCGGGCAAGTACTCGCTGGCCAGCTGGGTCGACGACTCGCCGGTCACCGTCGCCCTGGGCAAGAAGAAAAACTGGAACCCGGGCAACTCCGACGGCCGCAGCCACGGCACCGTGCGCCTGATCGATGCGCTGGCGATGTCCTACAACCAGGCCACCGTGCGCGTGGGCATGCAGGTCGCGCCCGAGCGCATCGCCAGCCTGATCAAGACCTTGGCCGGCATCGAGACCGAGCCCAATCCGGCGCTGATCCTCGGTGCGGTCGACCAGAGCCCGTACGCGATGGCGCAGCTGTACCAGTTCCTCGCCTCCGGCGGCGAGATCCAGCCGCTGCATGCGGTGCGTGGCGTGCTCGACGCCAACGGCCGTGCGCTCAACCGCTACGACAAGGACCCGGCACCAGCGCAGGAAGGCGACGCGATTGCCGCACGCCTGATCACCATCGCCCTGCAGCAGGCCGTGTCCAACGGCACCGGCACCCAGCTGGTCCGCGACGGCCTCGGCCGTCTGTCACCCGCGGGCAAGACCGGCACCAGCAATGACGGTCGCGACAGCTGGTTCGCCGGCTGGACCGGCGACCACCTGGCGGTGATCTGGGTCGGCAACGACCAGAACCAGACCACCGGCCTGTACGGCGCCACCGGTGCGATGCGGGTGTGGTCGGCGATCTTCTCGCGCCTGCCCAGCGCACCGCTGAAGGTGGGCGACAAGGGCATCGACTGGCAGTGGACCATCGCCAGCAACACCACCGACCCCGAATGCGTCGGCGCGCGTCGCTTCGCCTACGTCGCCGGCTTCGCCCCCGCCTATGCGCCGTGCCCGGCGCCGGAACCGGTGGCCGAAGAAGGGCAGGGCGGCTGGCGCGAATGGTTCGGAATTGGCCGCAAGGATGAGGACAAACCGGACGAACAGGCTGCGGAGGCGCCGCCACCGCAGCAGCAGGAGAATCTGCCGTGACGAAGTCGAGTTTGCGGGCCGCAACGACGGCGCTGGCTGTCGCGCTGCTGGCGGCCTGCACCACCACGCCGCCGCTGTCGGAGCCAGTGTTCGATGCGCCGGCCGCGGTCCGCGAGGTCCGCGCTGCCGGCGGTGCCGCCAGCAGCGAGCTGGACGTGCAACCGCTGCGCGATCCGCAGGTCGAGGACCTGCGCAAGGAGGCCGAGCGCCTCGAGCAGGCGGGCCAGTACCCGCAGGCCGCCGCGGCACTGGACCAGGCGCTGCAGATCACGCCGGACGATCCGGCGCTGCTGCAGGAGCGCGCGGAATCGGCGCTATTGAACGACCAGCTCGATGACGCCGAACGTTTCGCCCGCAAGGGCCTCGACGGCGGTTCCAAGGTCGGGCCGCTGTGCCGGCGCCATTGGGAAACGATCGCGCAGGTCCGCCAGGCCAAGGCGCGGGCGCTTCCGGTGGAAGTGCCGGGCAACCCCAGCGCCGCCGATGCCCGTCGCGAGCGCGATGCCTGCACCGTCGCGGCACCGTCGCGCTACTGAAATGCGAGCGACAATGCAGGACCTGGCTGACTGATGGCCGGGAGGGGCCTGGGCCCCGGCCCGGTCGCCAGCACGCTGGGACCTACATTGGATGGTGAATGAACCTGCTTCGTACCCCGCACGCGGCGCACCCGGAATTCGCGGGAATGGCCAGCGCATGAGCAACCGCCTCAGCGAGGCGAGCCGTGCAGCCCTGGCCGACGGCGGCGAACTCTCGCGCAACATCCCGGCCTTCAACACCCGTGTTGCCCAGCAGGACCTGGC
Above is a genomic segment from Lysobacter sp. S4-A87 containing:
- a CDS encoding glycosyltransferase — protein: MGLSWTEVRFYFDRGTGLLRRGLTSLRTRGIEATWQRVARQFHRVPAAHRPELYLPARAPFAPFAVPRSERPRASIVIPVYNQFAHTLACLRAIAAYPPECAIEVIVVDDGSSDETEGALTQVDGLTYHRRRQNGGFIAACNDGAALSRGEYLVFLNNDTLPQPGWLDALLATFDQHPGTGLAGAQLVYPDGRLQEAGGLVFADGNAHNLGKFESPNDPRYSHVRAADYCSGAAVAIVRQLFERIGAFDARYAPAYFEDTDLAFAVREAGYRVLYQPASQVVHLEGVTAGTDVNQGVKAYQVRNRHTFADKWRTALSRQWPDGTAPDQACAGRGQRRILIIDSATPRPDHDSASLRMVNLMRLLLDEGAHVTFVPTDLNHAGAHTRRLQQLGVQTWYAPFFGTPARWIGKQGHRFDTVVVCRHYVLREWLPLLRKHAPQARLVFDTVDLHYLRERRGAELAADQALMRASERTRALELEMIARSDATLVVSDVERNLLARDAPASTVEILSNLHQIHGRGQPHGQRHDLVFVGGFRHPPNVDAVCWFVTEVFPLIRAQAPDIVFHCIGSDTTAEIDALASQPGVRIHGHVPDLSPYMDGARIAVAPLRFGAGVKGKVNLSMAHGQPVVATACAVEGMHLRNGEDVLVADDAAGFAEAVLRLYRDEALWQRLADNGLANVERHFSLDAGREVVRRVLLGAKA
- a CDS encoding bifunctional (p)ppGpp synthetase/guanosine-3',5'-bis(diphosphate) 3'-pyrophosphohydrolase — its product is MATESPQLAAVLAHPVAAGIAAPLRKAMEKAATVAGVETDADDPPAVVASMLEALVLLGADGDTAAAAILHTYPGWRAALGPVERDFPAVAPLIDGQRAAAQVWALHAERHGQAGNEGLRRLLLAIVRDLRVVPILLARQLARMRHAEPLPEEQRRELALLTRDIHAPLANRLGIWQLKWELEDLAFRYLEPQTYQQIARLLDEKRTDRERYIEQVKHTLREAMAGQGVVAEIAGRPKHIYSIWKKMQRKNVPIGELYDLRAVRVLVDSLADCYAALGVVHATWAPIPSEFDDYIARPKRNDYRSLHTAVVGPEGKTLEVQIRTHDMHRQAELGVAAHWKYKEVGSHSADAAFDRKIAWMRRLLEASAEGGREDGSLSGEFDTELVEDRIYVLTPKGEVIDLPTGATPLDFAYHVHTEVGHRCRGAKVDGRIVPLDHKLRTGDRVEIMTAKTGEPRRDWLIAANGFLASSRSRDKVRAWFHKLDRARNESAGKELLDKELRRLGLLGADLAPAREKFNLASDGEVYVQVALGDIGPHQVGRALLEHERAASAAAAAAATPGSTVATPPPPRRVPRRSTDFTVEGVGNLLVQLARCCQPLPGEPIVGYLTRGRGVTVHRPGCAAFERLAATQPQRVLPVEWGRAGSGYEVDIEVLALDRKWLLKEVTNLIAQGNAHVLSISSDVERNGARVRLRLRLRVGDYGQLSTLLGKLASLPGVEHAQRR
- a CDS encoding tetratricopeptide repeat protein, with the translated sequence MTKSSLRAATTALAVALLAACTTTPPLSEPVFDAPAAVREVRAAGGAASSELDVQPLRDPQVEDLRKEAERLEQAGQYPQAAAALDQALQITPDDPALLQERAESALLNDQLDDAERFARKGLDGGSKVGPLCRRHWETIAQVRQAKARALPVEVPGNPSAADARRERDACTVAAPSRY
- the mrcB gene encoding penicillin-binding protein 1B; this encodes MAQIDYDEDETADDSQAPQWRRRLVTWLLAAVGLGLGFLIPYTLYLNHEVSERFGQLRWQIPTRVYARPLELAPGLTLDATTLKTELDAAAYHAGDGVRPGSYSRTGGRWLISSRGFSDVDGAVPARRIEVVLSGSRVASVRDAGKKRELKTVRLDPARIATLYGQKQEERRLVRLKEVPELLVTGLQAVEDRDFNSHHGIDVTGMIRAAFKNVAAGRAKQGASTLTQQLARSGLLGIGREQTLTRKGKEILYAMLIEARYDKGTILEAYFNQVYLGQRGAQAIHGVAAGAEFWFGRDLADLSTEQIALLIGIVRGPSYYDPRRNPERALERRNFVLGEMHETQLIDDAEYQRALKAPLGVTKDPGSIAANRFPAYVDLVRRQLARDYPADALAGAGLSVMSGMSPSAQAMAEGAVARTLKSLDSKRRPPLQTGLVVTDVHNGEVVAVVGSRSVAEHGFNRAIEAQRPVGSLLKPFVYLLALAQPGKYSLASWVDDSPVTVALGKKKNWNPGNSDGRSHGTVRLIDALAMSYNQATVRVGMQVAPERIASLIKTLAGIETEPNPALILGAVDQSPYAMAQLYQFLASGGEIQPLHAVRGVLDANGRALNRYDKDPAPAQEGDAIAARLITIALQQAVSNGTGTQLVRDGLGRLSPAGKTGTSNDGRDSWFAGWTGDHLAVIWVGNDQNQTTGLYGATGAMRVWSAIFSRLPSAPLKVGDKGIDWQWTIASNTTDPECVGARRFAYVAGFAPAYAPCPAPEPVAEEGQGGWREWFGIGRKDEDKPDEQAAEAPPPQQQENLP